One Pseudomonas sp. FP1742 genomic window carries:
- the ccmD gene encoding heme exporter protein CcmD, whose product MSFASFGDFLAMGHHGLYVWSAYGISLAVLALNVAAPILARKRYLQQEARRLRRENDQ is encoded by the coding sequence ATGAGTTTCGCTTCATTCGGCGACTTTCTCGCCATGGGCCATCACGGCCTGTATGTCTGGTCAGCCTATGGCATAAGCCTGGCCGTGCTGGCCCTTAACGTGGCGGCGCCGATCCTGGCCCGCAAGCGGTATCTGCAACAAGAGGCGCGACGTCTGCGCCGGGAGAACGACCAGTGA
- the ccmE gene encoding cytochrome c maturation protein CcmE, with amino-acid sequence MNPLRKKRLVIIFAILVGVGAAVGLALSALQQNINLFYTPTQIANGEAPQDTRIRAGGMVEKGSLQRSGDSLDVKFIVTDFNKSVTISYRGILPDLFREGQGIVALGKLNADGVVVADEVLAKHDEKYMPPEVTKALKDSGQSAPTPAKEG; translated from the coding sequence GTGAATCCGCTGCGTAAAAAGCGTCTTGTCATCATTTTCGCGATCCTGGTGGGTGTCGGCGCTGCTGTCGGCCTGGCCCTGAGCGCCCTGCAGCAGAACATCAATCTGTTTTACACCCCGACCCAGATCGCCAACGGCGAAGCGCCGCAAGACACGCGCATCCGCGCCGGCGGCATGGTCGAAAAAGGTTCGCTGCAACGTTCCGGCGACTCCCTGGATGTGAAATTCATCGTCACCGACTTCAACAAATCCGTGACCATCAGCTACCGCGGCATTCTTCCGGACCTGTTCCGCGAAGGGCAGGGCATCGTTGCCCTCGGCAAGCTCAACGCTGACGGTGTAGTGGTGGCCGACGAAGTGCTGGCCAAGCACGACGAGAAGTACATGCCGCCGGAAGTGACCAAGGCGTTGAAAGACAGTGGTCAGTCGGCACCGACTCCCGCGAAAGAGGGTTAA
- a CDS encoding heme lyase CcmF/NrfE family subunit: MTSALYGSGLFIPELGHLAMILALCLALVQAVVPLLGAWRGDRLWMSLAQPAAWGQFAFLLFAFGCLTYAFMADDFSVAYVASNSNSALPWYYKFSAVWGAHEGSLLLWALILGGWTFAVSVFSRQLPQVMLARVLAVMGMISTGFLLFLILTSNPFTRILPQMPADGRDLNPLLQDIGLIVHPPMLYMGYVGFSVAFAFAIAALLGGRLDAAWARWSRPWTIVAWAFLGIGITLGSWWAYYELGWGGWWFWDPVENASFMPWLVGTALIHSLAVTEKRGVFKSWTVLLAIAAFSLSLLGTFLVRSGVLTSVHAFASDPARGVFILIFLLFVVGGSLTLFALRAPVVKSHVGFNLWSRETLLLGNNLVLVVAASMILLGTLYPLILDAMTGAKLSVGPPYFNALFIPLMAILMVVMAVGMLVRWKDTPVKWLMSMLTPVLLGSAALAVVAGVAYGDFNWAVLATFMLAAWVLLAGVRDIFDKTRHKGLIKGLPTLTRSYWGMQIAHLGIAVCALGVVLSSQNSAERDLRLAPGESMSLAGYQFVFEGAKHFEGPNFTSDKGTVRVIRDGKEVSVLHPEKRLYTVQSSMMTEAGIDAGFTRDLYVALGEPLGEGAWAVRVHVKPFVRWIWFGGLLTGVGGLLAALDRRYRVKVKSRVREALGMTGATA; the protein is encoded by the coding sequence ATGACTTCCGCTCTCTATGGTTCAGGGCTGTTCATCCCCGAACTCGGCCACCTGGCCATGATCCTGGCGTTGTGTCTCGCGCTGGTGCAGGCCGTGGTGCCGTTGCTCGGTGCCTGGCGCGGCGACCGTTTGTGGATGAGCCTGGCCCAGCCGGCCGCGTGGGGGCAATTCGCGTTTCTGCTGTTCGCCTTCGGTTGCCTGACTTATGCATTCATGGCGGACGACTTCTCCGTCGCTTATGTGGCCAGCAACTCCAACAGCGCGCTGCCGTGGTACTACAAATTCAGCGCCGTGTGGGGCGCTCACGAAGGGTCGTTGCTGCTGTGGGCGCTGATCCTCGGTGGCTGGACTTTCGCAGTGTCGGTGTTCTCCCGGCAGTTGCCGCAAGTGATGCTGGCCCGGGTGCTGGCGGTGATGGGCATGATCAGCACCGGTTTCCTGCTGTTCCTGATCCTGACCTCCAACCCGTTCACCCGGATCCTGCCGCAGATGCCGGCGGACGGGCGCGACCTCAACCCATTGCTGCAAGACATCGGCCTGATCGTTCACCCGCCGATGCTGTACATGGGTTACGTCGGTTTCTCCGTGGCCTTCGCCTTTGCCATCGCCGCGCTGCTGGGCGGTCGGCTCGATGCGGCGTGGGCGCGCTGGTCCCGTCCGTGGACCATCGTCGCCTGGGCTTTCCTCGGTATCGGTATCACGTTGGGCTCCTGGTGGGCCTACTACGAACTCGGCTGGGGTGGCTGGTGGTTCTGGGACCCGGTGGAAAACGCCTCCTTCATGCCTTGGCTGGTGGGCACCGCGCTGATTCACTCGTTGGCGGTCACGGAAAAACGTGGCGTGTTCAAGAGCTGGACCGTGTTGCTGGCCATCGCCGCGTTCTCTTTGAGCCTGCTGGGGACTTTCCTGGTGCGTTCCGGCGTGCTGACTTCGGTTCATGCTTTTGCCTCCGATCCTGCGCGTGGCGTGTTCATCCTGATTTTCCTGCTGTTTGTGGTCGGTGGTTCGCTGACGCTGTTCGCCCTGCGCGCCCCGGTGGTCAAGAGCCATGTCGGCTTCAACCTGTGGTCCCGGGAAACCCTGTTGCTGGGCAACAACCTGGTGCTGGTGGTGGCGGCTTCGATGATCCTGCTCGGCACCTTGTACCCGCTGATTCTCGATGCGATGACCGGCGCCAAGTTGTCGGTCGGCCCGCCGTACTTCAACGCGCTGTTCATTCCGTTGATGGCGATACTGATGGTGGTGATGGCGGTCGGCATGCTGGTGCGCTGGAAAGACACCCCGGTCAAATGGCTGATGAGCATGCTGACCCCGGTATTACTCGGCAGCGCCGCGCTGGCCGTGGTGGCGGGCGTTGCTTACGGCGATTTCAACTGGGCGGTGCTGGCGACCTTCATGCTTGCCGCCTGGGTATTGCTGGCCGGTGTGCGGGACATTTTCGACAAGACCCGTCACAAGGGCCTGATCAAAGGCCTGCCGACCCTGACCCGCAGCTATTGGGGCATGCAGATCGCGCATTTGGGCATTGCCGTGTGCGCCCTGGGCGTCGTGTTGTCGAGCCAGAACAGTGCCGAGCGTGATCTGCGTCTGGCGCCGGGCGAGTCCATGAGCCTGGCCGGTTATCAGTTTGTGTTCGAAGGCGCCAAGCACTTCGAAGGCCCGAACTTCACCTCCGACAAGGGCACCGTACGGGTGATCCGCGACGGCAAGGAAGTCAGCGTGCTGCACCCGGAAAAGCGCCTGTACACCGTGCAAAGCTCGATGATGACCGAGGCCGGGATCGACGCCGGTTTCACCCGTGACCTGTACGTCGCACTGGGCGAGCCGTTGGGCGAGGGCGCCTGGGCGGTTCGCGTGCACGTCAAACCGTTCGTGCGCTGGATCTGGTTCGGTGGGCTGCTCACAGGTGTAGGCGGGTTGTTGGCGGCGCTGGATCGTCGTTATCGAGTCAAGGTAAAAAGCCGCGTGCGTGAAGCGCTCGGCATGACGGGAGCCACTGCATGA
- a CDS encoding DsbE family thiol:disulfide interchange protein, whose translation MRRWLLLLPLAIFLVVAVFLYRGLYLNPAELPSAMIDKPFPEFSLPSVQGDKTLTKADILGKPALVNVWGTWCISCRVEHPVLNKLAEKGVVIYGINYKDTNADALKWLAEFHNPYQLDIRDDEGTLGLNLGVYGAPETFFIDAKGIIRDKFVGVIDEQVWREKLAAKYQALVDEAKP comes from the coding sequence ATGAGACGTTGGTTGTTGCTGTTGCCGCTGGCGATTTTTCTGGTGGTTGCTGTTTTCCTGTATCGGGGTCTGTACCTGAACCCGGCCGAGCTGCCCTCGGCGATGATCGACAAACCGTTCCCGGAGTTTTCCCTGCCCTCGGTGCAGGGCGACAAAACCCTGACCAAAGCGGACATCCTGGGTAAACCGGCACTGGTCAATGTGTGGGGCACCTGGTGCATTTCCTGCCGGGTCGAGCACCCGGTGTTGAACAAACTGGCCGAGAAGGGCGTGGTGATCTACGGCATCAACTACAAGGACACCAATGCAGACGCCTTGAAGTGGCTGGCCGAGTTCCACAACCCGTATCAACTGGACATTCGTGACGATGAGGGCACCCTGGGCCTGAACCTCGGCGTGTATGGCGCACCGGAAACCTTCTTCATCGACGCTAAGGGCATCATCCGCGACAAGTTCGTCGGGGTGATCGACGAGCAAGTCTGGCGCGAAAAACTGGCGGCCAAGTATCAGGCGCTGGTCGACGAGGCCAAGCCATGA
- a CDS encoding cytochrome c-type biogenesis protein — translation MKRWIAAAVLGLSMAGVAHAAIDTYEFAKEGDRERFRELTKELRCPKCQNQDIADSNAPIAADLRKEIFRMLGEGKDNQQIIDFMVDRYGDFVRYKPALNAKTALLWFGPAGLLLGGFVIIAVIVRRRRVQRADSPDTLSFDERERLDHLLDKTKHD, via the coding sequence ATGAAGCGCTGGATTGCCGCCGCCGTGCTGGGATTGAGCATGGCCGGCGTGGCCCACGCGGCCATCGATACCTATGAGTTCGCCAAAGAAGGCGATCGCGAACGTTTTCGCGAGCTGACCAAGGAACTGCGTTGCCCCAAGTGCCAGAATCAGGACATCGCCGATTCCAACGCACCGATCGCCGCCGACCTGCGCAAAGAGATTTTCCGCATGCTCGGCGAGGGCAAGGACAACCAGCAGATCATCGACTTCATGGTCGACCGCTACGGTGATTTCGTCCGCTACAAACCTGCCCTCAATGCCAAGACCGCATTGCTCTGGTTCGGCCCGGCCGGCCTGCTGCTGGGCGGTTTTGTGATCATCGCCGTGATCGTCCGCCGTCGTCGCGTGCAACGCGCTGACAGCCCGGACACGCTTTCTTTTGATGAGCGCGAGCGCCTCGACCACCTGTTGGATAAAACCAAGCATGATTGA
- the ccmI gene encoding c-type cytochrome biogenesis protein CcmI — protein MIDFWLAAGLLLLVALSFLLIPVLRGRRAQLEEDRTALNVALYQERVAELQTQQEEGVLNAEQMDAGRAEAARELLADTEGVEAPRVSRLGKPLPLLAAILVPVLGLGLYLHFGASDKVELTREFAQAPQSMEEMTRRLERAVAAQPDSAEGLYFLGRTYMAQDRPGDAAKIFERTVNLAGRQPELLGQWAQAQYFADGKKWSDKVQALTDEALKADPKEVTSLGLLGIAAFEGERYQDAIDYWNRLLVQLPPDDQSRVALQGGIARAAEKLEASGGKVAQAPAAKAAAMLKVHVDLAPDLKAKVQPGDSVFIFARAISGPPAPLAAKRLTVADLPATVELGDADAMMPQLKLSNFPEVQLVARISRAGQPTAGEWIGRSQPLATSTTAPQKLTIDSPDK, from the coding sequence ATGATTGATTTCTGGCTCGCTGCAGGCCTGCTGCTTCTGGTAGCCCTGAGTTTTTTGCTGATCCCCGTTCTGCGCGGTCGTCGCGCCCAGCTTGAAGAGGATCGTACGGCGCTCAACGTCGCGCTTTATCAGGAACGCGTGGCTGAGTTGCAGACTCAGCAGGAAGAGGGCGTGCTCAACGCCGAACAAATGGACGCCGGTCGCGCTGAAGCGGCCCGTGAACTGCTGGCCGACACCGAAGGCGTCGAGGCCCCGCGGGTGTCACGTCTGGGCAAGCCGTTGCCATTGCTGGCGGCGATTCTGGTGCCCGTGTTGGGCCTTGGGCTGTACCTGCATTTCGGTGCCAGCGACAAAGTCGAGCTGACTCGCGAGTTCGCCCAGGCACCGCAGTCGATGGAAGAGATGACCCGTCGCCTGGAGCGTGCGGTGGCGGCCCAACCGGATTCCGCCGAAGGCCTGTACTTCCTCGGCCGTACTTACATGGCTCAGGACCGCCCTGGCGATGCGGCGAAAATCTTCGAACGTACCGTGAACCTGGCCGGTCGCCAGCCGGAACTGCTCGGGCAGTGGGCTCAGGCCCAATACTTCGCCGATGGCAAGAAGTGGTCGGACAAGGTCCAGGCCCTGACTGACGAAGCACTGAAAGCCGATCCGAAGGAAGTCACCAGCCTTGGGTTGCTGGGCATTGCGGCCTTTGAAGGCGAGCGTTATCAGGACGCCATTGACTACTGGAATCGCCTGCTGGTGCAACTGCCCCCGGATGACCAATCCCGTGTAGCGCTGCAAGGCGGCATCGCTCGGGCCGCCGAGAAGCTTGAAGCCAGCGGCGGCAAGGTGGCTCAGGCGCCTGCGGCCAAAGCTGCAGCAATGCTCAAGGTGCATGTTGATCTGGCACCGGACTTGAAAGCCAAGGTTCAGCCCGGCGACAGCGTGTTCATCTTCGCCCGCGCCATCTCTGGCCCACCCGCACCGCTGGCCGCCAAGCGTCTGACGGTCGCCGACTTGCCGGCGACCGTCGAGCTGGGCGATGCCGATGCAATGATGCCCCAGTTGAAACTGTCGAACTTCCCCGAAGTCCAACTGGTTGCGCGTATCTCGCGCGCCGGCCAACCAACAGCCGGCGAATGGATCGGTCGCAGCCAACCTTTGGCCACCAGCACCACCGCGCCACAAAAACTGACCATCGACAGCCCGGATAAATAA
- a CDS encoding helix-turn-helix domain-containing protein yields MSPVIHPPLNLPMEREVQAAIEGQRTLAAYLATQFETQHIQIFDEQNEAHSVELPTSALRLLVDILAELAAGNAVKVVPVHAELTTQEAADLLNVSRPHLIKLLESGELSYHKTGKHRRVRFTDLMDYKTQRDIASEQAMTLLAEQAQALRTGYE; encoded by the coding sequence ATGTCACCAGTTATCCATCCCCCCCTTAACCTGCCCATGGAGCGTGAGGTCCAGGCCGCTATCGAAGGTCAGCGCACCTTGGCTGCCTACCTCGCCACCCAATTCGAAACTCAGCATATCCAGATTTTCGATGAGCAGAATGAAGCACACAGCGTCGAACTTCCCACCTCAGCGCTTCGGTTGCTTGTCGACATCCTGGCAGAGCTCGCTGCAGGCAACGCCGTCAAAGTGGTCCCGGTACACGCTGAACTGACCACCCAGGAAGCGGCGGACTTGCTCAATGTCTCACGCCCGCACCTGATCAAACTGCTGGAGTCCGGTGAGTTGTCCTACCACAAAACCGGCAAGCACCGACGTGTGCGCTTTACCGATTTGATGGACTATAAAACCCAGCGCGACATAGCCAGCGAGCAAGCAATGACTCTTCTCGCCGAGCAAGCACAAGCGTTAAGGACAGGATACGAGTGA
- a CDS encoding MFS transporter, with translation MNPATQVPHGTATMTRGMVLLFAFCCGAIVANIYYAQPIIGLIAPDIGLTDTMASLIVSLTQIGYALGLFFLVPLGDLLENRRLMIITTVVAIASLLGAAFTDQPNVFLLVSLLVGFSSVSVQILIPLAAHLTPEASRGRVVGGIMGGLLLGILLARPVSSVVADHFGWRAMFVIAAVLMAAISIVLALTVPKRQPDHSASYGQLLGSLWTLLRQQPVLRQRAFYQACMFATFSLFWTAVPLELTRNHGLSQTQIAIFALVGAIGAIAAPIAGRLADAGHTRNASLLAMLFASLSFLPAFIHPAYSVIGLAVTGVVLDFCVQMNMVLGQRAVYTLDAKSRGRLNALYMTSIFIGGAFGSSVASAVYEQGGWLWIVIVGSVFPLLALLRFLSASEKPALATA, from the coding sequence ATGAATCCAGCGACTCAGGTGCCCCACGGTACCGCGACAATGACCCGAGGGATGGTGCTGCTCTTTGCCTTCTGTTGTGGCGCGATCGTCGCCAACATCTACTACGCCCAGCCGATCATCGGCCTGATCGCGCCGGACATCGGCCTGACCGACACCATGGCCAGCCTGATCGTTTCGCTGACGCAGATTGGTTATGCGCTGGGTCTGTTTTTCCTGGTGCCGCTGGGTGACCTGCTGGAAAACCGCCGCTTGATGATCATCACCACCGTGGTGGCGATTGCCAGTCTGCTGGGCGCGGCGTTCACCGATCAGCCGAATGTTTTTCTGCTGGTCTCGTTGTTGGTGGGGTTCAGTTCGGTGTCGGTACAGATCCTGATTCCGCTGGCCGCCCACCTGACGCCGGAAGCGTCGCGCGGCCGCGTGGTTGGCGGGATCATGGGCGGCCTGCTGCTGGGGATTCTGCTGGCCCGGCCGGTGTCCAGCGTAGTGGCCGACCACTTCGGCTGGCGCGCGATGTTCGTCATCGCCGCAGTGTTGATGGCAGCGATCAGCATCGTGCTGGCCCTGACGGTGCCCAAGCGCCAGCCTGATCACAGCGCCTCCTATGGCCAGTTACTGGGTTCGCTCTGGACGCTGTTGCGCCAACAACCGGTTTTGCGTCAGCGGGCCTTTTACCAAGCCTGTATGTTCGCCACCTTCAGCCTGTTCTGGACCGCCGTGCCGCTGGAACTGACGCGCAATCATGGCTTGTCGCAAACCCAGATCGCGATCTTCGCCCTGGTCGGAGCCATCGGCGCGATTGCCGCGCCCATCGCCGGTCGGCTGGCCGATGCAGGACACACCCGCAACGCCTCGCTACTGGCCATGCTGTTCGCCAGCCTGAGCTTCCTGCCGGCCTTCATCCACCCGGCCTACAGCGTCATCGGCCTGGCCGTGACGGGCGTGGTGCTGGATTTCTGCGTGCAGATGAACATGGTCCTCGGCCAACGCGCGGTTTACACCCTCGACGCCAAAAGCCGCGGTCGTCTGAATGCGCTGTACATGACCAGCATCTTCATCGGCGGCGCGTTCGGCTCATCGGTGGCCAGTGCGGTGTACGAACAGGGCGGCTGGTTGTGGATCGTGATTGTCGGCAGCGTGTTTCCGTTGCTGGCGTTGTTGCGGTTTTTGAGTGCTTCGGAGAAGCCTGCACTGGCGACGGCGTAA
- a CDS encoding sulfate ABC transporter substrate-binding protein: MKKLFGASLLAAGLALSGVAQAAPTLLNVSYDVMRDFYKDYNAAFQKHWQAEHNENITLQMSFGGSSKQARSVIDGLPADVITMNMATDINALADNGKLVPDNWVTRLPNNSAPFTSATVFIVRKGNPKALKDWPDLLKDGVQVIVPNPKTSGNGRYTYLSAWGYVLKNGGDENKAKAFVGKLFKQAPVLDTGGRAATTTFMTNQIGDVLVTFENEAEMIAREFGRDQFEVIYPSVSAEAEPPVSVVDKVVEKKGTRAAAEEYLKYLWSPEGQEIAAANYLRPRDPAVLAKYTDRFPKVDFLSVEKTFGDWRTVQKTHFNDGGVFDQIYSGQ; this comes from the coding sequence GTGAAAAAACTCTTTGGCGCCTCACTTCTGGCCGCTGGCCTGGCCTTGAGCGGCGTGGCTCAGGCTGCACCGACCCTGCTGAACGTTTCCTACGACGTGATGCGAGATTTCTACAAGGACTACAACGCTGCCTTCCAGAAACACTGGCAAGCCGAGCACAACGAAAACATCACGCTGCAGATGTCCTTCGGCGGCTCCAGCAAACAGGCGCGTTCAGTGATCGACGGCCTGCCGGCTGACGTCATCACCATGAACATGGCCACCGACATCAACGCCCTGGCGGACAATGGCAAACTGGTCCCGGACAACTGGGTCACGCGCCTGCCGAACAACAGCGCGCCATTCACCTCGGCCACTGTGTTCATCGTGCGCAAAGGCAACCCCAAAGCCCTGAAAGACTGGCCGGACCTGCTCAAGGACGGCGTACAGGTGATCGTCCCCAACCCGAAAACCTCGGGCAACGGCCGCTACACCTACCTCTCGGCCTGGGGCTATGTGCTGAAAAACGGCGGTGACGAAAACAAGGCAAAAGCCTTCGTCGGCAAACTGTTCAAACAAGCGCCGGTGCTGGATACCGGTGGCCGCGCCGCCACGACTACTTTCATGACCAACCAGATCGGCGACGTGCTGGTGACCTTCGAAAACGAAGCGGAAATGATTGCTCGCGAGTTTGGTCGTGATCAGTTCGAAGTGATTTACCCGAGTGTTTCCGCTGAAGCCGAGCCGCCGGTGTCGGTGGTCGACAAAGTCGTCGAGAAGAAAGGCACTCGCGCCGCTGCCGAGGAATATCTGAAATACCTGTGGTCCCCGGAAGGTCAGGAAATTGCCGCCGCCAATTACCTGCGACCGCGTGATCCGGCGGTGTTGGCGAAGTACACCGATCGTTTCCCGAAAGTGGATTTCCTGTCGGTGGAGAAGACCTTTGGTGACTGGCGCACTGTGCAGAAGACCCACTTCAATGATGGCGGGGTTTTCGATCAGATTTACAGCGGTCAGTAA
- a CDS encoding ion transporter, which produces MENNNDWRHRLYVMIFQSDTVAGRRFDSTLLLIILASLVIVVLDSIDSVHQNYADVLAYIEWGFTVIFVIEYGLRLYCSPKPLRYAFSFYGLVDLLAIVPGILALYYSDAQYLLIIRIIRMLRIFRVLKLSPYLKQANYLMSALRGSKQKIVVFLLSVSTLVTVFGTLMYVIEGPEHGFTSIPKGIYWAIVTLTTVGFGDIVPKTPLGQVISSLVMITGYSIIAVPTGIFTAELANAMRGEQLQHDCPICKKNSHEHSAAFCSRCGNALFKKME; this is translated from the coding sequence ATGGAAAACAACAACGACTGGCGCCATCGCCTCTACGTCATGATTTTCCAGAGCGACACAGTGGCTGGACGGCGCTTTGACAGCACGCTGTTGCTGATCATCCTCGCCAGCCTGGTGATCGTGGTGCTGGACAGCATCGACAGCGTTCACCAGAACTACGCCGACGTGCTGGCGTACATCGAATGGGGCTTCACCGTCATTTTCGTCATCGAATATGGCCTGCGCCTGTACTGCTCGCCGAAACCCTTGCGTTACGCCTTCAGCTTCTATGGGTTGGTGGATTTGCTGGCGATCGTACCCGGCATCCTCGCCCTGTATTACAGCGATGCGCAGTACCTGCTGATCATCCGGATCATTCGGATGTTGCGGATTTTCCGCGTGCTCAAGCTCAGCCCGTATCTGAAACAAGCCAACTATTTGATGTCGGCGTTGCGCGGCAGCAAGCAGAAGATCGTGGTGTTTCTGCTCAGCGTCAGCACCCTGGTGACGGTGTTCGGCACCTTGATGTACGTGATCGAAGGCCCGGAGCACGGCTTCACCAGCATTCCCAAAGGGATCTATTGGGCTATCGTGACGCTGACCACCGTGGGTTTTGGCGACATCGTGCCGAAGACGCCGCTGGGACAGGTGATTTCATCCCTGGTGATGATCACCGGTTACTCGATCATCGCCGTGCCGACGGGGATCTTTACCGCGGAACTGGCCAACGCCATGCGTGGTGAACAACTGCAACACGATTGCCCGATCTGCAAGAAAAACAGCCACGAACACAGCGCGGCGTTCTGCTCTCGTTGTGGCAATGCGCTGTTCAAGAAAATGGAATAA